The sequence below is a genomic window from bacterium.
CCGGCATGACGAGCAGATGCTCCACCGTGCCGTGCTCGCGCTCGCGGATCAGCGCCGCGCCCGTCAGGATGATGGATAGCATGGTCACGCTGTTGATAATCTGCATCACAGCGCCGAACCAGGTCTGGTTCAGCTCTGGGTTGAAGCGCGCCCTCAGAACGAGGTCCACGGCCGGTCTGTCCTTTGCTCTGTAGCCCTGCAGGAACGTGTTCACTTCCCCGTTTATGATGGACTGGATATATCCGCTGCCCGTAAACGCCTGGCTCATCCGCGTGGCATCGACGTTAAGCTGTACCACGGCGTTGCGGCCAGCCAGCAAATCGCGCTGGAATCCGAGGGGAATATCAAGGGCAAAGGTGTCGAGGCCGGCGTCCATCCGCGCATCCGCGTCGGCCTGATTGATCAGCTTCGGCGGCAGGAAATAGGGAGGATAAAAGGCATCGACAATGCGCGCGGAGAGCGGCGATCGATCCTCGTCGATAATGGCGATCGGCGCCTTGTTCAGGGTCTCCGGCCTGGCCGTTGCGGATGTATAGACGGAAATGGTAAAGGAATAAATAACGAGCGCGACCATGACCACGTCCCGCATCAGGCTGCGGAGTTCTTTTACGCCGAGGTGCAGTACGTTGGATACGTGCATATCACTTCTCCTGTTTTTTGAGCAGCGCGGCGCTCAGGGCTATCAGAACGGGCACGGCAATCAGCAGCGGCAGAAATGAGGTATGGAGATCAGAGAAATTCAGGGCCTTGGAGAAGGTCCCGCGCGCAATGGTCAGGAAATGGGTGGTCGGATAAATCTCCCCGATGACCCGGCCCACTCCCTCCAAAGAGGAAACCGGATCGATAAACCCGGAGAACTGCATGGCGGGCACAAGGGTCAGGATTGCGGTGCCGAACAGGGCGGCAATCTGGCTGCGCGTGAAGGTTGAAATGACCAGGCCCATTGCGGTCGTCGCGATCACGTACAGCAGGGCCGCCGCGGCAAGCGTGAGAAAACCGCCTTTGAGCGGCACGCGGAAAACGAATACGGCCAGTACGGACAGCAGCACGAAATTGATCATTGCCAGGACAATATAGGAAATCTGCTTTCCCAGCAGAAACTCCAGCCGGGTCGTCGGCGTAACATACAGGTTGACGATAGATCCCAGTTCCTTTTCCCGCACGACGGACAATGCGGTCAGTATGGACGGGATCATCATCAGCAGAATCGGGATGACCGCCGGCACCATGGCCACAAGGCTCTTGACATCAGGATTGTAGCGAAATCGCGTTTCTATGACGACCTGTCCGGTGACGGCAGAGCCGAAAACCTGTCTTGCCTGGGCCGCCAGCCAGTGCGCATGCATTCCCTGCACATAACCGCGCACCGTTTCGGCCCGCGACGGCATGGCCCCGTCGATCCAGGCGCCGATGGCAACCGGCGTGCCGCGCCGCAGGTCTCGGGCGAAACCGGGTGGAATCTCGATGGCGAGGCTGATTTCACCCGCGCGCATGCGCCGGTCCAGGTCCTCGTAGTCCCGGATCGGCGGACATTCAATGAAGTAACGCGAACCCGAGAGGTCGAGCACATAGTCGCGGCTGGTGGTGGTCTGATCGCGGTCGAGCACGGCGAAAGAGAGGTCCTCCACATCCATGTTGATGCCGTAGCCCATCACGAACATCAGGATCACGCTGCCCAGCATGGCAAGGGTCAGGCGGATCGGATCACGGAGCAGTTCCAGGGCCTCCCGCTTGGCGTAGCTGAGCAGGCGGCGAAAGCTGAAAGAAGCAGTCCCGACGTCCAGTCTCCTGCTTTCTTCTGCGGCGTGCGGGGGCGTGACCGGAGTGAACGGCTGCGGGGTCTCGGGCGCCGCTTCCTGAACGGCTTCTTCCAGATAGCCGATGAAGGCTTCTTCCAGCGAGTTCACCCCGCGGGCGGCGACCAGAGCCGCCGGTGAATCGCTGACCAGTACCCGTCCTGCATGCATGAGCGATATCCGGTCGCAACGTTCGGCCTCGTTCATGAAGTGGGTGGAGATGAAAATGGTGACCTTGTCCTGACGCGCGAGGTCGATTATGATCTGCCAGAAAGCATCGCGCGCGACCGGGTCAACCCCCGAGGTTGGTTCATCCAGGATCAGCATCTCCGGACCGTGAATCACGGCCACCGCCAGTGACAATCGCTGACGCTTGCCAAGGGGAAGGGCGTCAGGCAGGCTGTCCATAACCTCGCTCAGGCCGAAACGCTCCGCCATTTCCTGCACGCGCGGCTCGATCCGGTCCTCCGGTATGCTGAACAGGCGCGCATGCAGCACGAGGTTCTGGCGGACCGTCAACTCAGTGTAAAGTGAAAAGGTCTGCGTCATATAGCCGACCCGCCGGCGGGTACCCAAATCATGCGGGTCCACAGGGTGACCAAAGAGCCATGCCTGTCCCTCGCTGGCCGGCAACAGGCCTGTGAGCATCTTCATGGTGGTGGTCTTGCCGCACCCGTTCGACCCGAGGAAGCCGAATATTTCGCCGCGCGCGATCCGGAAACTCACATGATCCACAGCGGTGAAATCACCGAAACGCATCGTAAGGTCATGCGCCTCAATGGCAACCTCCTCGGCGTCGGCCATCTCACGAGGGGGTATGACGACGGGTCTGTAGCCTTTGCGCTGCGATTCCGGAAGCAGGGCGATAAACGCTTCCTCCAGCGTCCCGGCGCCGGTCACGTCCAGCAGCTCCGCAGGGGCCCCGGTTGCCAGCACGCGCCCGTTGTTCATGGCCACTAGCCAGTCGAATTGCGCGGCCTCTTCCATGTAAGCGGTGGCGATCAGGACACTCATGCCGGGCTGGCTGGCGCGAACGCGTCCGATCAGCTCCCAGAACTGCCGGCGGGAGAGTGGATCAACGCCAGTGGTCGGCTCATCGAGGATCAGTAGATCCGGATCATGGATCAGCGCGCAGCACAGGCCCAGTTTCTGCTTCATGCCGCCGGAGAGCTTGCCGGCGGGGCGGTCGACAAAGGAAATCAGGCCCGTCGCGTCGAGCAATTCCCGGATCCGGCGCTCGCGCTCCCGGCGGCTGTGGCCGAAGAGGCGGCCGAAGAAATCCACATTCTCGAATACCGATAGGGTCGGGTAAAGGTTTTTGCCGAGTCCCTGAGGCATGTATGCCACACGCGGGCAAACCGCGCGGCGGTGCCGGGCATCAGCCATATCGCCGCCCAAGACCTCCAATCGACCCGTCTGGATCGCCCTGGCACCCGCCGCAAGCGACAACAGACTGGACTTGCCCACCCCATCCGGGCCGATGAAGCCGACCATGAGGCCGGTCCGGATATTCAGGCTCACAGCGTCAAGCGCCCGGGTCTTGCCCTTGTCATAGAGCAGGGATATTTCATGCAGTCGGGCCACATGACCAGGCAGGGCCGCGGTCAATTCGCTTGAAGGGTTGCGTTCCACTCATTGCACCTTCGTCTGCAGGTTGGCAGGCCATGGGACATTGCGATCGAGCTTGATGTAGGCAACGCCGGGAAGCCCTGTTTTTACCTGGGTGATATGTTTTCTGAGCAGGTCCGGGGGGATTTGCGCCCTGATGCGAAACATCAGTTTTTGACGCTCGGCGGCGGTCTCCACGGTTTTAGGGGTGAACTGGGCTACATCGGAAATGAACGAAACATTGGCCGGAATGACATAGTTCGGGGCCGCATCCAGTATCAGCCTTACCTCGGTGCCCATGGCGATCTGTCCCACTGCAGCCGTGGGTAGGAAAAAGGTCATATAGACATCGCTCAGGTCAACCAGGCTCAGCACCCTGCCGCCTGCTCCGAGCACTTCCCCGGGCTGGGCGACACGGTATTGTACCCGCCCCTCGCGGGGAGACTTGAGAGAGCTGTCCTCTATATCCGCCTGGATGCGTTCGACCGTAGCCCTGGCGGCGTCAACGGCCGAGCGAGAACCGCTTATCTCGGAGAGCCCCGTTGCGACTGCCGCTTCAGCGGCGGCGAGTTGAGCCCTGGCCGCGCTGACCGTTGCTTCGGCGCTCTGAACCCGGGCCTGGTCGTCATCTGCTTCCTGCTGAGAGGTTGCGCCCTCGGAAGCGAGGGTCGATGAGCGCAGTGCGCGTTTGCGGGCAACCTCCAGCTCGGCCTCGCGCTGCCAGACCAGCGCCCTTGCCGCTGTTTTTTCGCTTTCCCGCTGAACCAGCCGGCTGCGCGCCGTCTCCACTGCGCTCTCGGCCTGCTTGAGTTGCGCCTGGGCCTGGCGAAGCTGGGCCTCCAATACCTCGGTGTCCAGAACCGCCACCACCTGCCCGGCCCTGACCAGTTCGCCCTCCCGAACCAGGATATCCTTTACCCGGCCGGGCGTTTTGGCCGCGATATCGATCTCGACCGCTTCAATGCGGCCATTGCCGCTGACAAGGCCCTGGTCACCTTCGTCCCTGCCGAATTGCTGCCAGGCGACGATTCCCAGAACGATGAGAATCAGCGCCGCTGCCAGCATCCTTAACCATTTCTTCTGTCTTGTGGTCATGGCTCTCCATTTGTATTGTTAATCAGTCCATAATAGTATAGACATTTTCAAGCGGATGTGGTATAACACCGACCATGAAAGAGATGGATGGTCGAAAGCTGACGCATGATGTCCTGACGGAGCTCCGCAAGCGCGCGGTGGCAATGGTTCAAAGCGGCGAGAGCCCGGAAGTGGTTGTGAAAACCATGGGTTTCGCCCGTGCCTGCATTTACAACTGGCTGGCCCTGTACAGGGCAGGCGGCTGGGATGCCCTGGATGCCAAGAAGCGCGGCGGCCGCCCGCGCAAGCTGAAAGGCAATATGATCCAATGGGTCTATCAAACCGTCGTTGGCAAAGACCCGCGACAGTATCAGTTTCCCTTTGCCTTGTGGAC
It includes:
- the rbbA gene encoding ribosome-associated ATPase/putative transporter RbbA produces the protein MERNPSSELTAALPGHVARLHEISLLYDKGKTRALDAVSLNIRTGLMVGFIGPDGVGKSSLLSLAAGARAIQTGRLEVLGGDMADARHRRAVCPRVAYMPQGLGKNLYPTLSVFENVDFFGRLFGHSRRERERRIRELLDATGLISFVDRPAGKLSGGMKQKLGLCCALIHDPDLLILDEPTTGVDPLSRRQFWELIGRVRASQPGMSVLIATAYMEEAAQFDWLVAMNNGRVLATGAPAELLDVTGAGTLEEAFIALLPESQRKGYRPVVIPPREMADAEEVAIEAHDLTMRFGDFTAVDHVSFRIARGEIFGFLGSNGCGKTTTMKMLTGLLPASEGQAWLFGHPVDPHDLGTRRRVGYMTQTFSLYTELTVRQNLVLHARLFSIPEDRIEPRVQEMAERFGLSEVMDSLPDALPLGKRQRLSLAVAVIHGPEMLILDEPTSGVDPVARDAFWQIIIDLARQDKVTIFISTHFMNEAERCDRISLMHAGRVLVSDSPAALVAARGVNSLEEAFIGYLEEAVQEAAPETPQPFTPVTPPHAAEESRRLDVGTASFSFRRLLSYAKREALELLRDPIRLTLAMLGSVILMFVMGYGINMDVEDLSFAVLDRDQTTTSRDYVLDLSGSRYFIECPPIRDYEDLDRRMRAGEISLAIEIPPGFARDLRRGTPVAIGAWIDGAMPSRAETVRGYVQGMHAHWLAAQARQVFGSAVTGQVVIETRFRYNPDVKSLVAMVPAVIPILLMMIPSILTALSVVREKELGSIVNLYVTPTTRLEFLLGKQISYIVLAMINFVLLSVLAVFVFRVPLKGGFLTLAAAALLYVIATTAMGLVISTFTRSQIAALFGTAILTLVPAMQFSGFIDPVSSLEGVGRVIGEIYPTTHFLTIARGTFSKALNFSDLHTSFLPLLIAVPVLIALSAALLKKQEK
- a CDS encoding HlyD family efflux transporter periplasmic adaptor subunit, with translation MTTRQKKWLRMLAAALILIVLGIVAWQQFGRDEGDQGLVSGNGRIEAVEIDIAAKTPGRVKDILVREGELVRAGQVVAVLDTEVLEAQLRQAQAQLKQAESAVETARSRLVQRESEKTAARALVWQREAELEVARKRALRSSTLASEGATSQQEADDDQARVQSAEATVSAARAQLAAAEAAVATGLSEISGSRSAVDAARATVERIQADIEDSSLKSPREGRVQYRVAQPGEVLGAGGRVLSLVDLSDVYMTFFLPTAAVGQIAMGTEVRLILDAAPNYVIPANVSFISDVAQFTPKTVETAAERQKLMFRIRAQIPPDLLRKHITQVKTGLPGVAYIKLDRNVPWPANLQTKVQ
- a CDS encoding ABC transporter permease, which encodes MHVSNVLHLGVKELRSLMRDVVMVALVIYSFTISVYTSATARPETLNKAPIAIIDEDRSPLSARIVDAFYPPYFLPPKLINQADADARMDAGLDTFALDIPLGFQRDLLAGRNAVVQLNVDATRMSQAFTGSGYIQSIINGEVNTFLQGYRAKDRPAVDLVLRARFNPELNQTWFGAVMQIINSVTMLSIILTGAALIREREHGTVEHLLVMPVTPFEIMVSKIWAMAALVLGVSLFSLLVIVRGLLAVPIEGSLPLFAVGTALHLFATTSLGIFLGTIARSMPQFGLLMMLVLLPLQVLSGSATPRESMPEFVQFIMLAAPNTHFVILAQAILYRGAGLAVVWPQFISLILIGSALFSFSLARFRKTIGTMA